The Paenibacillus spongiae nucleotide sequence CAATAATCGCGTCAGACGTCTTTTCCCATTCGGGCGCATCCACCGCTTCGTTTATTTTGAAAGGTTTCGTTTCTTGCACCGCATGAGGCCCGATCCCCTCCTTTTCACTGGCTTGAGGCTCTTTCTTGTACTGACAAGCCGATAAGACGCCAAAACCGCATGCGATCACGAGAAGCCAAACGGATGCACGCTTGTACATTTTACCTTTCATTCCTGTCGCCTCCTGTCGTAATAATGAATTATTTTGCGTCGGACATTCCGAAATATTCATTTGCGACATTAAACAAAAAAAAGCCGCGATAAACGCGGCTTGAATTCCCTTCCCTCACAGAAACCCCACGTCATGTTGAGACATGGGAGTGTGAATCGCTAAGGGCTAGATGGAGACGTACACAAGTGGAAGGATATGGGTGATGGATACCTCACCTCTGTTCCCGCATGCCCCGTTCTACTTCCCCAGCCACTGGCTCCTCCGTGTAACGAATTTCAAAACCATGGCCATCATCTGAAATAGCGGTTATTTCTACTCCCTTTTTCTTTTAAGTACCGATATTTCGTCAAAAAATCACTTCTGTATAATCTGAATAAGGTTGCCGCATGTATCGTCGAAGACAGCTATTGTGAGTTCACCCATTTTTGTCGGCCCCATAGTAAACTTCACGCCGTTTTCCAATAGTCGTTTGTACTCTTTATTAATATCTGCAACGCCAAACATTGTTGCTGGAATGCCATCGGCAGATATCTTCTTTTGATACTCTTTGGCTGCAGGGTGGTCATTCGGTTCGAGTAAAAGCTCGGTACCGTCTTGTTCATCAGGAGAAACAAGCGTTATCCACCTAAATTTTCCGACTGGAACGTCATGCTTTTTTACAAAGCCCAGCTTTTCTGTATAAAACTCCAATGCCTTGTCTTGATCTTGAACGAATATACTGGTAACAATAATTTTCATAATGTTTACTCCTCCTTTGATATTTGCGACGTTAGTACTCTGCTAACAATCTGGCTCCAATCAGAAAAACCTATACATTAATCAAATGTTTTTAATTAAGATTACTCTATCCATCCTTTCAGCAAATTTTTAAGTGGTTCGTTGTTGAATATAACCACTCGAAATTTTCCCTTTTTTTCTGATTTTACGAGCCCTGCATTCTCCAAAGCAGCAATATGTTTAGCAATCGCCTGTCGCGAAATGGAAAGGTCGTGCTTCATAATGAGACGTACCGTAAGTTCATACAACGTCATCTCGTTGCGTTCGGATAGTTCGTCTAAAATAAGCCGCCGAGTCGAGTCGCCAAGTGCTTTAAATATAGCGTCTTTGTCCCCATTCATATACCGAGTATATGCAACCATGCGGTTGCTTGTCAAGTATAAGCAACTATGTGGTTGCTTGTTCGAGGAACCGTATTATGCAGCCTGAACAGAAATAGTTAGATAAGAAAACGGCAGCCCTATATGCTGGCTGCCGTTTCTTCTTGTTTATTGAGCTATCGTACCCGTTAGAGCATTGAAATAAGCGATATCCGGACGGTTAATACTACATCTCCTCTTCGTATCGCGGAGCCGTCGATGATTTTGGATTTATCCACGATCCCTAGTTTATTTCATATTCGTTTTTTTCCATTCTTCATGACTCCGGTAAACCCTTTTCCATAATGCGTCACGTTCAATAGAATCATAATCAACCAGTCGTTCGCCGAAAATATCACCT carries:
- a CDS encoding ArsR/SmtB family transcription factor; this encodes MNGDKDAIFKALGDSTRRLILDELSERNEMTLYELTVRLIMKHDLSISRQAIAKHIAALENAGLVKSEKKGKFRVVIFNNEPLKNLLKGWIE
- a CDS encoding VOC family protein is translated as MKIIVTSIFVQDQDKALEFYTEKLGFVKKHDVPVGKFRWITLVSPDEQDGTELLLEPNDHPAAKEYQKKISADGIPATMFGVADINKEYKRLLENGVKFTMGPTKMGELTIAVFDDTCGNLIQIIQK